The following proteins come from a genomic window of Corallococcus sp. NCRR:
- a CDS encoding serine/threonine-protein kinase codes for MIESDARRQGAPADVPDPLLGRILNERFRILETLGAGGMGRVYKAMQAPLDRLVALKVLNPQYSGEGKDPGFQKRFFLEASVTAKLRHPNTVTVIDYGKTEDGIYYIAMEYLEGLTLSQLLTQEGPLPWERALAIGQQVARSLREAHKVGLIHRDLKPANVMILNQEADHDVVKVLDFGLVKSFTGDAAMKEDTTLTQAGVILGSPQYMAPEQARNIADPRSDVYSLGVVLYQVLMGRPPFQAAQSIDVIVKHINDPPPPFHTVWPDHNVPAEVEALVMKCLAKRPVDRYASMDAVLQGMRTAASASGVSGVFATRTGLNAVGSGPHSGPHSGIHTGPHQALGSGPTPAPNTMALDISVDEAGGLAEKKSRKGLGLALFGASLVVGLGVAGILVLKGAQKPPVEPAVSAPVARAPVAPPPAREPATQTAAVTPPPAAPLPVRFDLDSEPQGAEIMLDGKVRGTTPLVINHTPDGPGLASVEVSFAMDGYQTVSKKYAGEPGSTVSVSIKLPRIKKQPGPKPSPKAPASSYKDDPYQ; via the coding sequence ATGATCGAAAGCGACGCCCGCCGCCAGGGCGCGCCCGCCGACGTGCCGGATCCCCTGCTCGGGCGGATCCTCAACGAGCGCTTCCGCATCCTGGAGACGCTTGGCGCCGGAGGCATGGGCCGCGTCTACAAGGCGATGCAGGCCCCGTTGGACCGGCTGGTGGCGCTCAAGGTCCTCAACCCGCAGTACAGCGGCGAGGGCAAGGACCCGGGCTTCCAGAAGCGCTTCTTCCTGGAGGCCAGCGTCACCGCGAAGCTGCGCCATCCGAACACCGTCACCGTCATCGACTACGGCAAGACGGAAGACGGCATCTACTACATCGCCATGGAGTACCTGGAGGGGCTGACGCTGTCGCAGCTGCTCACCCAGGAAGGGCCGCTGCCGTGGGAGCGCGCGCTCGCCATCGGGCAGCAGGTGGCCCGCTCGCTGCGCGAGGCGCACAAGGTCGGCCTCATCCACCGCGACCTGAAGCCCGCCAACGTGATGATCCTCAACCAGGAGGCGGATCACGACGTGGTGAAGGTGCTGGACTTCGGCCTGGTGAAGTCCTTCACCGGTGACGCCGCCATGAAGGAGGACACCACGCTCACGCAGGCGGGCGTCATCCTGGGCTCGCCGCAGTACATGGCGCCGGAGCAGGCGCGCAACATCGCGGATCCGCGCAGCGACGTGTACAGCCTGGGCGTGGTGCTCTACCAGGTGCTGATGGGCCGGCCGCCCTTCCAGGCGGCGCAGAGCATCGACGTCATCGTCAAGCACATCAACGACCCGCCGCCTCCCTTCCACACCGTGTGGCCGGACCACAACGTGCCCGCGGAGGTGGAGGCGCTGGTGATGAAGTGCCTGGCCAAGCGCCCCGTGGACCGCTACGCGTCCATGGACGCGGTGCTCCAGGGCATGCGCACCGCCGCGTCCGCGTCCGGCGTCAGCGGCGTCTTCGCCACGCGCACCGGCCTCAACGCGGTGGGCTCCGGCCCCCACAGCGGTCCGCACAGCGGCATCCACACCGGCCCCCACCAGGCGCTGGGCTCCGGCCCCACGCCCGCGCCCAACACCATGGCGCTGGACATCTCCGTGGACGAGGCCGGCGGCCTCGCGGAGAAGAAGTCCAGGAAGGGCCTGGGCCTCGCGCTGTTCGGCGCGTCCCTGGTCGTGGGGCTGGGCGTGGCGGGCATCCTCGTGCTGAAAGGGGCCCAGAAGCCCCCGGTGGAGCCTGCCGTGTCCGCCCCCGTGGCGCGCGCGCCCGTCGCGCCGCCGCCCGCCCGCGAGCCCGCCACGCAGACCGCCGCCGTCACGCCGCCGCCCGCCGCCCCCCTGCCCGTGCGCTTCGACCTGGACAGTGAGCCCCAGGGCGCGGAGATCATGCTCGACGGCAAGGTGCGTGGCACGACGCCCCTGGTCATCAACCACACCCCTGATGGCCCGGGCCTCGCGTCCGTGGAGGTCTCGTTCGCCATGGACGGCTACCAGACCGTCAGCAAGAAGTACGCGGGCGAGCCGGGCTCCACCGTCAGCGTCTCCATCAAGCTTCCGCGCATCAAGAAGCAACCGGGACCGAAGCCTTCCCCCAAGGCGCCGGCCTCCTCGTACAAGGACGATCCGTACCAGTGA
- a CDS encoding BamA/TamA family outer membrane protein produces MPLPLSVLLLTVLVATGQASPSDTPTPPEPEGAGKPQDVTPPDAPDAPVRSPDVEPSGVSNTEVAAPPRSEQVPVGPEGTQAPVATSDAERTKNYEEALIAWGLGEVERQVEPEPQGKMLEEVLVTAEEVVAPMDPYPSLLNIFHVRTRDEVVRQEVLITPGQPYSEALVAESVRNLRKLGLFSVVRAVPVKGSAPDKVALLLVTKDLWSLRLNNEFSAVGSLLLYLRLQGTEQNFLGRGKKVALDFIMRLDTFSFGQSYTDRRVLGSRWSLTESAAVLINRDTGKAEGSRGSLVVSRPLYSLATPWSLSTSVAWNMETARQFRGADIWQLPFPDGEPVPYIYNAREVAAGATYTRSYGQRYKWNVGMGAGAYHYAYAAPVASQLTGAQEDWFRRNYLPRAEDAGYANFSLSAFEARYDVLRNVDSYTLSEDFQLGHSVLATLRYAPPVFPSAAHFAEGGLSLRYRVHWGDALTTASAAASIRQQFSAQQPGVKEGWTNRRWAAELVQVSPRVLGGRFVARGLLDVNIDDLAERVSLLGGSNGLRGAAVDAYSGRRLLLVNLEYRTAPLVVRTVHLGGVFFLDSGSAFNERPEMVTTVGVGLRVLFPQFNVFPFRIDFGYVLNGDRPPVGSRLSLSSGQVTDYRPSFLDSP; encoded by the coding sequence GTGCCGCTCCCACTGTCCGTCCTGCTGCTGACCGTGCTCGTCGCGACGGGACAGGCGTCGCCTTCCGATACGCCCACTCCGCCCGAGCCTGAAGGCGCCGGCAAACCCCAGGACGTCACGCCGCCGGATGCGCCGGATGCGCCGGTGCGCTCGCCGGACGTCGAGCCGTCGGGCGTGTCGAACACGGAGGTCGCGGCACCGCCCCGCTCGGAGCAGGTCCCGGTGGGGCCGGAGGGCACGCAGGCGCCCGTGGCCACCTCGGACGCGGAGCGCACGAAGAACTACGAGGAGGCGCTCATCGCCTGGGGCCTGGGCGAGGTCGAGCGTCAGGTGGAGCCTGAGCCCCAGGGCAAGATGCTGGAGGAGGTGCTCGTCACCGCGGAAGAGGTCGTCGCGCCGATGGATCCGTATCCATCGCTGCTCAACATCTTCCACGTCCGCACCCGCGATGAGGTCGTGCGTCAGGAGGTGTTGATTACGCCGGGGCAGCCGTACTCGGAGGCGCTCGTCGCGGAGTCGGTGCGCAACCTGCGCAAGCTGGGCCTGTTCTCCGTCGTGCGCGCGGTGCCGGTGAAGGGCAGCGCCCCGGACAAGGTCGCGCTGCTGCTGGTGACCAAGGACCTGTGGTCGCTGCGGCTCAACAACGAGTTCTCCGCCGTGGGCTCGCTGCTGCTCTACCTGCGCTTGCAGGGCACGGAGCAGAACTTCCTGGGGCGCGGCAAGAAGGTGGCGCTGGACTTCATCATGCGCCTGGACACGTTCAGCTTCGGCCAGAGCTACACGGACCGGCGTGTGCTCGGCAGCCGCTGGTCGCTGACGGAGTCCGCCGCGGTGCTGATCAATCGCGACACGGGCAAGGCGGAGGGCTCGCGCGGGAGCCTGGTCGTCAGCCGGCCGCTGTATTCGCTGGCCACGCCGTGGAGCCTGAGCACGTCCGTGGCGTGGAACATGGAGACCGCGCGGCAGTTCCGGGGCGCGGACATCTGGCAGCTCCCGTTCCCGGACGGCGAGCCCGTGCCGTACATCTACAACGCGCGCGAGGTGGCCGCGGGCGCCACGTACACGCGCTCCTACGGCCAGCGCTACAAGTGGAACGTGGGCATGGGCGCGGGGGCCTACCACTACGCCTACGCCGCGCCGGTGGCGTCCCAGCTCACCGGCGCGCAAGAGGACTGGTTCCGCCGCAACTACCTGCCGCGCGCGGAGGACGCGGGGTACGCGAACTTCTCCTTGAGCGCCTTCGAGGCCCGCTACGACGTGCTTCGCAACGTGGACTCATACACGCTGTCGGAGGACTTCCAGCTGGGGCACTCCGTGCTGGCCACGCTGCGCTACGCGCCGCCGGTGTTCCCCTCCGCCGCGCACTTCGCGGAAGGGGGCCTGTCCCTCCGCTACCGCGTGCACTGGGGGGACGCGCTCACCACCGCGTCCGCGGCCGCGTCCATCCGCCAGCAGTTCAGCGCCCAGCAGCCGGGCGTGAAGGAGGGCTGGACGAACCGCCGCTGGGCCGCGGAGCTGGTGCAGGTGTCGCCGCGCGTGCTCGGGGGGCGCTTCGTGGCGCGCGGCCTGCTGGACGTGAACATCGACGACCTGGCCGAGCGCGTGAGCCTCTTGGGCGGCAGCAACGGCCTGCGCGGCGCGGCGGTGGATGCGTACTCCGGCAGGCGGCTGTTGCTGGTGAACCTGGAGTACCGCACCGCGCCGCTCGTCGTGCGCACGGTGCACCTGGGCGGCGTGTTCTTCCTCGACTCGGGCAGCGCCTTCAACGAACGCCCGGAGATGGTGACCACCGTGGGCGTGGGCCTGCGGGTGCTGTTCCCCCAGTTCAACGTGTTCCCGTTCCGCATCGACTTCGGCTACGTGCTCAACGGAGACCGTCCCCCCGTGGGCAGCCGCCTGTCGCTCAGCAGCGGGCAGGTGACGGACTACCGGCCCAGCTTCCTCGACTCTCCTTGA
- a CDS encoding ABC transporter substrate-binding protein, with protein MNALLSALLSSAPRYPRRVVCLTEETTEVLYRIGAGDLVVGVSGFTVRPPEARKKPRVSSFLDANFERILELKPDLVLGFSDLQADIGRELCKRGVPVYLFNQRSLAEILQAVRLTGALVGRAEAAEALAVELEKNLERHSDAAQSLPKRPRIFFEEWHEPLISGIRWCSELVEVVGGVDVCQESRASQGAKGRIFDPEEVARRDPEGVIASWCGRKAKREKIASRPGWSGVRAVVDDQLYEVRSSYILQPGPAALSDGVDQLARIVAAIAKGEKLPMARPGDLRTALE; from the coding sequence ATGAATGCCCTGCTGTCCGCGCTGTTGTCGTCCGCGCCGCGCTATCCGCGGCGGGTGGTGTGCCTGACGGAGGAGACGACGGAGGTGCTCTACCGCATTGGCGCGGGGGACCTCGTGGTGGGCGTGTCGGGGTTCACGGTGCGGCCTCCGGAGGCGCGCAAGAAGCCGCGGGTCAGCTCGTTCCTGGACGCGAACTTCGAGCGGATATTGGAGCTGAAGCCGGACCTGGTGCTGGGCTTCAGCGACCTGCAGGCGGACATCGGCCGGGAGCTGTGCAAGCGCGGGGTGCCCGTGTACCTGTTCAACCAGCGCTCGCTCGCGGAGATATTGCAGGCGGTGCGGCTCACCGGGGCGCTGGTGGGGCGCGCGGAAGCAGCGGAGGCGCTGGCGGTGGAGCTGGAGAAGAACCTGGAGCGCCACTCGGACGCGGCGCAGTCGCTGCCGAAGCGGCCGCGCATCTTCTTCGAGGAGTGGCACGAGCCGCTCATCTCCGGCATCCGCTGGTGTTCGGAGCTGGTGGAGGTGGTGGGTGGGGTGGACGTGTGCCAGGAGTCGCGCGCGTCGCAGGGGGCGAAGGGCCGCATCTTCGACCCGGAGGAGGTGGCCCGGCGCGACCCGGAGGGCGTCATCGCCAGCTGGTGCGGGCGCAAGGCGAAGCGGGAGAAGATTGCCTCCCGGCCGGGTTGGTCCGGCGTGCGGGCGGTGGTGGACGACCAGCTCTACGAAGTGAGGAGTTCCTACATCCTCCAGCCGGGGCCGGCGGCGCTGTCGGACGGGGTGGATCAGCTGGCGCGCATCGTGGCGGCCATCGCGAAGGGGGAGAAGCTGCCCATGGCCCGGCCGGGCGACCTGCGCACCGCGCTGGAGTGA
- a CDS encoding fatty acid desaturase — protein sequence MASKEAMAPEPSIRAAPPDPWGVVLALAVVGAWGGHLAWMLAGPGLPWASPLPWLHVLLQMWLSTGLFITGHDAMHGTVSLDRRVNAAVGGLACFLFAGLSYRRLVVNHRAHHADPTGEHDPDFAARGLSFWPWFGAFMVRYTTWPQIAVMALKFNVLLWLGVPQARILAFWVLPSVLATVQLFYFGTYLPHRRPEAEGMAPHHARSLPRNHLWALLSCFFFGYHWEHHQSPGTPWWRLWRVKDARR from the coding sequence ATGGCCAGTAAGGAAGCCATGGCGCCCGAGCCCTCCATCCGTGCCGCCCCTCCCGACCCATGGGGCGTCGTGCTCGCGCTCGCGGTGGTGGGCGCGTGGGGCGGGCACCTGGCGTGGATGCTGGCGGGGCCCGGGCTGCCGTGGGCCTCGCCGCTCCCCTGGCTGCATGTCCTGCTGCAGATGTGGCTGTCCACCGGCCTCTTCATCACCGGGCATGACGCCATGCATGGGACGGTGTCCCTGGACCGCCGGGTGAACGCCGCGGTGGGGGGGCTGGCCTGCTTCCTCTTCGCGGGGCTGTCCTACCGCCGGCTGGTGGTGAACCACCGCGCGCACCACGCGGACCCCACCGGTGAGCACGACCCGGACTTCGCGGCGCGGGGCCTGTCGTTCTGGCCGTGGTTCGGGGCCTTCATGGTCCGCTACACCACGTGGCCGCAGATCGCGGTCATGGCGCTGAAGTTCAACGTGCTGCTGTGGCTGGGCGTCCCCCAGGCGCGCATCCTGGCCTTCTGGGTGCTGCCGTCGGTGCTGGCCACCGTGCAGCTGTTCTACTTCGGCACGTACCTGCCGCACCGGCGCCCGGAGGCGGAGGGCATGGCGCCGCACCACGCGCGCTCCCTGCCGCGCAACCACCTGTGGGCCCTGCTGTCGTGCTTCTTCTTCGGCTACCACTGGGAGCACCATCAGTCCCCCGGCACGCCCTGGTGGCGGCTGTGGCGGGTGAAGGACGCCCGGCGGTAA
- a CDS encoding response regulator — protein sequence MKAGPLSVPENAPARPTGSTPTVRPAGGTGPQRVLLVDDSRSIRTLLKIYLMARSFEFLEAESAEEGLKVAEAEHVDLILTDFHMDGMNGADFAGQIRASSNARLSKVPILMMTGDPNVAEVRALGQKAGISAFVRKPVSCAQLMTLVDTILPLPRAAAK from the coding sequence ATGAAGGCCGGTCCTCTCTCCGTCCCCGAAAACGCGCCCGCCCGTCCCACGGGGAGCACGCCCACGGTCCGTCCGGCCGGGGGGACCGGTCCGCAGCGCGTGTTGCTGGTGGACGACAGCCGCTCCATCCGCACGCTGCTGAAGATCTACCTCATGGCCCGCAGCTTCGAGTTCCTGGAGGCGGAGTCCGCCGAGGAGGGCCTCAAGGTCGCCGAGGCGGAGCACGTGGACCTCATCCTCACCGACTTCCACATGGACGGGATGAACGGCGCGGACTTCGCCGGGCAGATCCGCGCCAGCAGCAACGCCAGGCTGTCCAAGGTCCCCATCCTGATGATGACGGGCGACCCGAACGTGGCGGAGGTCCGCGCGCTGGGTCAGAAGGCCGGCATCAGCGCCTTCGTGCGCAAGCCGGTGAGCTGCGCGCAGTTGATGACGCTGGTGGACACCATCCTCCCGCTGCCCCGCGCCGCCGCGAAGTAG
- a CDS encoding TonB-dependent receptor domain-containing protein, which yields MNPPTAFRRGALLALCLCATEALADARLEARRHFRNGMSLIEQKNFDEGIAELEAAYAIKPHPSVLYNIARAYQDAGRLDEALDAYKRYLASNPPDAANVQAQVTRLESTQKAAQAEAPAPGTETGTTGTTGLPMPPPPATSIQAQQQMASLMERLEKAVARAESMSAQPQGAQQPAATPGPTTVSSSGSAESGDTSGDQGLVPYEERVVTASRRAQSSLEAPNATTVITAEDIRLSGATTLPELLRRVPGADVMAMGVGSANVSLRGFNQRLANKVLVLVDGRTEYQDFLGLTVWAGLPIGLEEIDRIEVIRGPGSALYGANAMLGVINIITQAPGTGRRARFGAMAGGGNTVQGSFVSHGQNGGLRYRASAAYQQQDKWSRDYESGRPDFALQGPADPDLGQRGARANLSTVYTFQEGQAIGVSGGVHRYLTEIYPLGLLRNYYIDGLGAYAKADVELGAVKLKAFWNHLSGDAGPQYEAIGQRSLGIQVASNVFNGEALYARGFELAGEHQVNIGVEGRLKRVAFTYLDDLREEFHAAAFVQDDWRIVQPLRLIVSYRVDRHPLLDKGNPGIAQSPRLSAVFQPIEGHAFRASVATAFREPTFLESYTRLPVPVPGVNGVSLLTTGNRTLRPERLNALELGWRGESPRLGLDWDVALYQNTVKDLIALSPVQSLPAGESFDSGTGSYLLGRSMFTNEAAIYTARGVEAGINVSPIDGLGVKASAAYQHISSDLPDEGQCGTCSQTPAFRLFGGVTYRTRTDLEFGIEAAFTTSTTWVEREPSASDPTRVDLIANNLPAYTVVNARVGYTVVKDFVSVALQGSQLGGGHAEHPFGNRIERRVFANLTVTP from the coding sequence GTGAATCCCCCGACAGCCTTCCGACGTGGGGCGCTCCTCGCGCTGTGTCTTTGCGCGACCGAGGCCCTGGCGGACGCGCGCCTCGAAGCGCGCCGCCACTTCCGCAATGGCATGAGCCTCATCGAGCAGAAGAACTTCGATGAAGGCATCGCCGAGTTGGAAGCGGCCTATGCCATCAAGCCGCACCCCAGCGTCCTCTACAACATCGCCCGGGCGTACCAGGACGCGGGCCGGCTGGACGAAGCGCTGGACGCCTACAAGCGCTACCTCGCCTCCAACCCGCCGGACGCCGCCAACGTGCAGGCCCAGGTGACGCGCCTGGAGTCCACGCAGAAGGCGGCCCAGGCGGAGGCGCCCGCCCCCGGCACCGAGACCGGCACGACGGGCACCACCGGCCTGCCCATGCCGCCGCCGCCCGCCACGAGCATCCAGGCCCAGCAGCAGATGGCCTCGCTCATGGAGCGGCTGGAGAAGGCCGTCGCCCGCGCGGAGTCCATGTCCGCCCAGCCCCAGGGCGCGCAGCAGCCCGCGGCCACGCCCGGCCCCACCACCGTCAGCTCCAGCGGCAGCGCCGAGTCCGGCGACACCTCCGGCGACCAGGGCCTGGTGCCGTATGAAGAGCGCGTCGTGACGGCGAGCCGCCGCGCCCAGTCCTCGCTGGAGGCGCCCAACGCCACCACCGTCATCACCGCGGAGGACATCCGCCTGTCGGGCGCCACCACGCTGCCGGAGCTGCTGCGCCGCGTGCCCGGCGCGGACGTGATGGCCATGGGCGTGGGCAGCGCCAACGTCAGCCTGCGCGGCTTCAACCAGCGCCTGGCCAACAAGGTGCTGGTGCTGGTGGACGGCCGCACGGAGTACCAGGACTTCCTCGGCCTCACGGTGTGGGCGGGGCTGCCCATCGGCCTGGAGGAAATCGACCGCATCGAGGTCATCCGCGGTCCGGGCAGCGCGCTGTACGGCGCCAACGCGATGCTGGGCGTCATCAACATCATCACCCAGGCCCCCGGCACCGGCCGCCGCGCGCGCTTCGGCGCCATGGCGGGCGGCGGCAACACCGTGCAGGGCTCCTTCGTCAGCCACGGCCAGAACGGGGGCCTGCGCTACCGCGCGTCCGCCGCCTACCAGCAGCAGGACAAGTGGAGCCGCGATTACGAGTCCGGCCGTCCGGACTTCGCGCTTCAGGGGCCCGCGGATCCGGACCTGGGGCAGCGCGGGGCCCGCGCCAACCTGTCCACCGTCTACACGTTCCAGGAGGGCCAGGCGATTGGCGTCTCCGGCGGCGTGCACCGCTACCTGACGGAGATCTACCCGCTGGGCCTCTTGCGCAACTACTACATCGACGGCCTGGGCGCGTACGCCAAGGCGGACGTGGAGTTGGGCGCGGTGAAGCTCAAGGCGTTCTGGAACCACCTGTCCGGCGACGCGGGCCCCCAGTACGAGGCCATCGGCCAGCGCTCGCTGGGCATCCAGGTCGCCTCCAACGTCTTCAACGGTGAAGCGCTGTACGCGCGCGGCTTCGAACTGGCCGGTGAGCACCAGGTGAACATCGGCGTGGAGGGCCGCCTGAAGCGCGTGGCCTTCACGTACCTGGACGACCTGCGCGAGGAGTTCCACGCCGCGGCCTTCGTCCAGGACGACTGGCGCATCGTGCAGCCGTTGCGGCTCATCGTCAGCTACCGCGTGGACCGCCACCCGCTGCTCGACAAGGGCAACCCGGGCATCGCGCAGTCGCCGCGTCTGTCCGCGGTGTTCCAGCCCATTGAAGGGCACGCCTTCCGCGCGTCCGTGGCCACCGCCTTCCGCGAGCCCACGTTCCTGGAGAGCTACACCCGGCTGCCCGTGCCCGTGCCGGGCGTCAACGGCGTGAGCCTGCTGACCACCGGCAACCGGACGCTGCGCCCCGAGCGCCTCAACGCGCTGGAGCTGGGCTGGCGCGGTGAGTCCCCGCGCCTGGGTCTGGACTGGGACGTGGCCCTCTACCAGAACACGGTGAAGGACCTCATCGCCCTGTCACCCGTGCAGTCGCTGCCCGCCGGTGAGTCCTTCGACAGCGGCACCGGCAGCTACCTGCTGGGCCGCTCCATGTTCACCAACGAGGCCGCCATCTACACCGCGCGCGGCGTGGAGGCGGGCATCAACGTGTCCCCCATCGACGGCCTGGGCGTGAAGGCGAGCGCGGCGTACCAGCACATCAGCTCCGACCTGCCGGACGAGGGCCAGTGCGGCACGTGCAGCCAGACGCCGGCCTTCCGGCTCTTCGGCGGCGTCACCTACCGCACGCGCACGGACCTGGAGTTCGGCATCGAAGCGGCGTTCACCACCTCCACCACCTGGGTGGAGCGCGAGCCCTCCGCGTCCGACCCGACGCGCGTGGACCTCATCGCCAACAACCTCCCCGCGTACACCGTCGTCAACGCCCGCGTGGGCTACACCGTGGTGAAGGACTTCGTCTCCGTGGCGCTGCAGGGCAGCCAGCTCGGTGGCGGCCACGCGGAGCACCCCTTCGGCAACCGCATCGAGCGGCGCGTGTTCGCCAACCTCACGGTGACCCCATGA
- a CDS encoding sulfite oxidase heme-binding subunit YedZ: MASSKLPWLNPAIAVGGLSPLLLLAMQGAQGQLGANGIEFALNQTGLFALAVLVGSLACTPVRLVTGWTWPARIRRTLGLLAFTYAAAHFLTYAVLDQGLDVRAMGKDVFTRPFITVGFTALMLLVPLAVTSTNTWVRRLGFPKWQRLHRLAYVAAVLGVVHFVWRVKKDVTEPVLYGAVLALLFAVRVGEALRKRRALARERPA, encoded by the coding sequence ATGGCCTCCTCCAAGCTCCCCTGGCTGAACCCCGCCATCGCCGTCGGAGGGCTCTCTCCGCTGCTGCTCCTCGCGATGCAGGGGGCGCAGGGACAGCTGGGGGCCAACGGCATCGAGTTCGCCCTCAACCAGACGGGCCTCTTCGCGCTGGCGGTGCTGGTGGGCTCCCTGGCGTGCACGCCGGTGCGGCTGGTGACGGGCTGGACGTGGCCCGCGCGCATCCGCCGCACGCTGGGCCTCCTGGCCTTCACCTACGCGGCGGCGCACTTCCTCACCTACGCCGTGTTGGATCAGGGCCTGGACGTGCGCGCCATGGGGAAGGACGTCTTCACGCGGCCCTTCATCACCGTGGGCTTCACCGCGCTGATGCTGCTGGTGCCGCTGGCCGTCACGTCCACCAACACGTGGGTGCGGAGGCTGGGCTTCCCCAAGTGGCAGCGCCTGCACCGGCTGGCCTACGTGGCCGCGGTGCTGGGCGTGGTGCACTTCGTGTGGCGGGTGAAGAAGGACGTCACGGAGCCTGTGCTCTACGGGGCCGTCCTGGCGCTGCTCTTCGCGGTGCGGGTGGGCGAGGCGCTGCGAAAGCGGCGGGCGCTCGCGCGGGAGCGCCCGGCCTGA
- the msrP gene encoding protein-methionine-sulfoxide reductase catalytic subunit MsrP codes for MRDKLPPEPPGSEVTPEKLYLRRREFLKNAGLFAGTAAVVGGGLYLLGMKRTRPMDGFVPDAGTVDQPVAPAQGLFSTDEPRTPYEDVTTYNNFYELGLDKNDPARRAHLLKTRPWTVVIDGEVHKPWTVDVDQLISAFPLEERVYRMRCVEAWSMVIPWLGLPLGKLLDRVQPTSFAKYVSFTTLEDPEQLPGQKSPVLNWPYVEGLRMDEAMHPLTLLATGLYGKQLPAQNGAPLRLVVPWKYGFKGIKSIVRITLTREQPPTTWNIANRREYGFYANVNPAVDHPRWSQATERRIGETSRRPTLPFNGYADAVAGLYRGMDLKRDF; via the coding sequence ATGCGCGACAAGCTCCCTCCCGAGCCCCCTGGCTCCGAAGTCACGCCCGAGAAGCTCTACCTGCGCCGCCGCGAGTTCCTCAAGAACGCGGGCCTGTTCGCGGGCACCGCCGCGGTGGTGGGCGGAGGGCTGTACCTGCTGGGCATGAAGCGCACCCGGCCCATGGACGGCTTCGTGCCGGACGCGGGCACGGTGGACCAGCCGGTGGCGCCCGCGCAGGGCCTCTTCAGCACGGACGAGCCGCGCACGCCCTACGAGGACGTCACCACCTACAACAACTTCTACGAGCTGGGCCTGGACAAGAACGACCCGGCCCGCCGCGCGCACCTGCTGAAGACGCGGCCGTGGACGGTCGTCATCGACGGGGAGGTGCACAAGCCGTGGACCGTGGACGTGGATCAGCTCATCTCCGCCTTCCCGCTGGAGGAGCGCGTCTACCGGATGCGGTGCGTGGAGGCCTGGTCCATGGTGATTCCGTGGCTGGGCCTGCCCCTGGGCAAGCTCTTGGACCGCGTGCAGCCCACGTCCTTCGCGAAGTACGTGTCCTTCACCACGCTGGAGGACCCGGAGCAGCTGCCCGGCCAGAAGAGCCCGGTGCTGAACTGGCCCTACGTGGAGGGCCTGCGCATGGATGAAGCCATGCACCCGCTGACGCTGCTGGCCACGGGCCTGTACGGCAAGCAATTGCCCGCGCAGAACGGCGCCCCGCTGCGGCTGGTGGTGCCGTGGAAGTACGGCTTCAAGGGCATCAAATCCATTGTCCGCATCACGCTCACGCGCGAGCAGCCGCCCACGACGTGGAACATCGCCAACCGGCGCGAATACGGCTTCTACGCCAACGTGAACCCGGCGGTGGACCACCCGCGCTGGAGCCAGGCCACGGAGCGCCGCATCGGTGAGACGTCGCGCCGGCCCACGCTGCCCTTCAACGGTTACGCGGACGCCGTGGCCGGCCTCTACCGCGGCATGGACCTGAAGCGGGACTTCTGA
- a CDS encoding UPF0489 family protein, whose amino-acid sequence MNPKNDDALRHLRLAGVVRLGLGGGRGPTDAYVFDPHRLALPAWACALGDAGPPALLVTLDRHLDIVVPEHPADMPDRSAGLHALDEHARWKLDVRNYDHILAAMEANLVGDALIIARTRPRGSFAGDAYVDTRGRTHRIATVTTVDRAAEAYVHPGPTDAVRDVLEAASAVLLDVDLDCFTSLSDADPTTVLPWPKAVIREFLLPSDSEPFWDAVLGKAVALTLAREPHHCGGLLASGELFRDVAEVLFRELLRVEPP is encoded by the coding sequence ATGAACCCGAAAAATGACGACGCCCTGCGCCACCTGCGCCTCGCGGGCGTGGTGCGGCTGGGCCTGGGTGGAGGCCGGGGGCCGACGGACGCCTATGTGTTCGACCCGCATCGGCTCGCGCTGCCCGCGTGGGCGTGCGCCCTGGGCGACGCGGGTCCCCCTGCCCTGCTCGTCACGCTGGACCGGCACCTGGACATCGTCGTGCCCGAGCATCCCGCCGACATGCCGGACCGCTCCGCCGGCCTGCACGCGCTGGACGAGCACGCGAGGTGGAAGCTGGACGTGCGCAACTACGACCACATCCTCGCGGCCATGGAGGCGAACCTCGTGGGCGACGCGCTCATCATCGCGCGCACCCGGCCCCGGGGCTCCTTCGCCGGGGACGCCTACGTGGACACGCGTGGCCGCACGCACCGCATCGCGACGGTGACGACCGTGGACCGCGCGGCGGAGGCGTACGTGCACCCCGGCCCCACGGACGCGGTGCGCGACGTGCTGGAGGCCGCGTCCGCCGTGCTGCTGGACGTGGACCTGGACTGCTTCACCAGCCTGAGCGACGCGGACCCCACCACCGTGCTCCCGTGGCCAAAGGCCGTCATCCGCGAGTTCCTCCTGCCCTCTGACTCGGAGCCCTTCTGGGACGCGGTGCTGGGCAAGGCGGTGGCGCTGACGCTCGCGCGCGAGCCGCATCACTGTGGCGGGCTGCTCGCGTCCGGGGAGCTGTTCCGCGACGTGGCGGAGGTCCTCTTCCGCGAATTGCTCCGCGTCGAACCGCCCTGA